Proteins encoded in a region of the Campylobacter sp. RM16189 genome:
- a CDS encoding NADH-quinone oxidoreductase subunit G, with protein sequence MSEQITLFIDGIECKAYEGEYILGTARKNGIFIPAICYLTGCSATLACRLCMVEADGKRVYACNAKVKEGMNVVTNTDEISVERNAIMQTYCINHPLECGVCDQSGECELQNFTTLMGVSSQKYAIKDTYKPHKNWGKINYDPSLCIVCERCVTVCSDKIGESALKTTPRGGDQPAKELKDSMPKDAFAVWNKFQKSLIAPSVGANLDCSFCGECTSVCPVGALVGSEFQYSSNAWELTKIPASNPHSSDCELMYYDIKESGIENRKKRIYRVSNDFHFTTLNTAARYGYDFANENAKKDESKFKEIVDKFKNGEVKNIKFNSFITNEEALILERLRRKFGLNLVNSEAKKYQDFLNEFAKFSGESLYNGDVESLNKTDFIISVGTLLRYDSPNISYALNNALKINKSSVIYFHAIADKVIKNYSKNLLFIHHKAGLELDILLWILQNFAENLDGDLDKFLKENLITSKKIVEILEPKEIEEEIVKKITDENGETQEIKEVVKKQVNEKKEQEVSVEVSKFALNLGIDEDRIKALTDKKQSFALIIGEDFYCHENALALAALAGLIAKFTKFKVILIPPRTNSLGVAKICKLSNEESGFSFGYNEKADFTMSISEGDIDAPALTQQEGTFSNYDKRVVPTNAALKYEGYTLNDLANELGISSKWTIDYTLKLGDIDEFERVEFDELDNFYENSGACKRGYLLKSQKINSEARLDFKNLKSEEIKFNIYRANPIHQFSKFTNMASQLNETGALYVSSGFLDENGFKDSEIVNLKNENLTLAIRLKLDSYLEGVAAYIGDFDEHIDIEPFFISRYANLKIERA encoded by the coding sequence ATGAGTGAGCAAATCACCCTCTTTATAGATGGCATAGAATGCAAAGCATATGAAGGTGAGTATATACTTGGCACCGCAAGAAAAAACGGGATATTTATCCCTGCAATCTGCTATCTTACCGGATGTTCGGCGACTTTGGCCTGCAGATTATGTATGGTGGAGGCTGATGGAAAGAGAGTATATGCCTGCAATGCGAAAGTCAAAGAGGGCATGAATGTAGTTACAAATACTGATGAAATTAGCGTAGAGCGTAATGCTATTATGCAAACTTATTGTATAAATCACCCTCTTGAGTGTGGAGTATGCGATCAAAGCGGCGAGTGCGAGTTGCAAAATTTCACTACGCTCATGGGAGTAAGCAGTCAAAAATACGCCATCAAAGATACTTATAAACCTCATAAAAATTGGGGCAAGATAAACTACGATCCTTCTCTTTGCATAGTTTGTGAGAGGTGTGTTACCGTATGCTCTGATAAGATCGGCGAAAGTGCGCTAAAAACTACTCCAAGAGGCGGCGATCAGCCTGCTAAGGAGTTAAAAGACAGTATGCCAAAAGATGCTTTTGCTGTTTGGAACAAATTTCAAAAGAGTCTTATAGCGCCTAGTGTGGGAGCAAATTTGGACTGTTCGTTTTGCGGTGAGTGCACTAGCGTATGTCCCGTTGGAGCTCTTGTAGGAAGTGAGTTTCAATACAGCTCAAACGCATGGGAATTAACCAAAATACCTGCTTCAAATCCGCATTCAAGCGATTGTGAATTGATGTATTACGACATTAAAGAGAGCGGGATAGAAAATCGCAAAAAGAGAATTTATAGAGTTAGTAACGATTTTCACTTTACCACTTTAAATACGGCAGCTAGATACGGATATGATTTTGCCAATGAAAATGCTAAAAAAGATGAGAGTAAATTTAAAGAGATAGTGGATAAATTTAAAAACGGTGAAGTAAAAAATATAAAATTTAATAGCTTTATCACAAATGAAGAAGCCTTAATTTTAGAGCGTTTAAGGCGAAAATTCGGGTTAAATTTAGTAAATAGCGAGGCTAAAAAATATCAGGACTTTTTAAACGAATTTGCTAAATTTAGCGGCGAGAGCCTATATAACGGCGATGTAGAAAGCTTAAATAAAACGGATTTTATTATAAGTGTAGGAACTCTTTTAAGATATGACAGTCCCAATATAAGCTACGCCCTAAATAACGCGCTTAAAATCAATAAATCCTCGGTAATTTACTTTCATGCAATAGCAGATAAGGTTATTAAAAACTACTCTAAAAATTTGCTTTTTATTCATCATAAAGCGGGTTTAGAGCTTGATATACTGCTTTGGATTTTGCAAAATTTTGCAGAAAATTTAGATGGTGATCTTGATAAATTTTTAAAAGAAAATTTAATAACTTCTAAAAAAATAGTAGAAATTTTAGAGCCAAAAGAGATAGAAGAAGAGATCGTTAAGAAGATTACCGATGAAAACGGCGAAACGCAAGAGATTAAAGAGGTAGTTAAAAAGCAGGTTAATGAAAAAAAAGAACAGGAAGTAAGCGTAGAAGTTTCAAAATTTGCTCTAAATTTAGGCATTGATGAGGATAGAATAAAGGCTTTAACCGATAAGAAGCAAAGCTTTGCACTGATTATCGGAGAAGATTTTTACTGTCATGAAAATGCTCTTGCCTTAGCCGCTCTTGCAGGACTTATAGCCAAATTTACGAAGTTTAAGGTGATTTTAATCCCACCTAGAACAAATTCTCTCGGAGTTGCTAAAATTTGTAAATTATCAAATGAAGAGAGCGGGTTTAGTTTTGGATATAACGAAAAGGCAGATTTTACTATGAGTATTTCCGAAGGTGATATCGATGCGCCCGCGCTTACTCAGCAAGAAGGAACCTTTAGTAATTACGATAAGCGCGTTGTGCCTACAAATGCGGCTTTAAAATATGAGGGTTATACTCTAAACGATTTGGCAAACGAGCTTGGAATCAGTTCTAAATGGACAATTGACTATACGTTAAAGCTTGGAGATATTGATGAATTTGAAAGAGTGGAGTTTGATGAGCTTGATAATTTTTATGAAAATTCAGGAGCTTGCAAAAGAGGGTATCTCTTAAAATCTCAAAAAATAAATAGTGAAGCAAGGCTTGATTTTAAAAATTTAAAGAGCGAAGAGATTAAATTTAATATATATAGGGCAAATCCTATTCATCAATTTTCAAAATTTACAAATATGGCTTCTCAGCTCAATGAAACCGGAGCCTTGTATGTATCAAGCGGATTTTTAGACGAAAACGGCTTTAAGGATAGCGAGATAGTAAATTTAAAAAATGAAAATTTAACTTTGGCGATTAGGTTAAAGCTGGATAGCTATTTAGAGGGTGTAGCGGCTTATATTGGAGATTTTGACGAACATATTGATATAGAGCCGTTTTTTATAAGCAGATATGCAAATTTAAAGATAGAGAGGGCGTGA
- the nuoH gene encoding NADH-quinone oxidoreductase subunit NuoH, translated as MDGFFIVETIVKSFIVISVFATLAGLGTYAERKVLAYMQRRIGPSMVGPGGILQLVADMIKLFTKEDIIPQFANKPIFMIAPIISAVGAFAALAVVPFFPEFTLFGRTIRPILADVGVGVLYVLGVGGVCVLSPLLAGLSSHNKYALIAAARASMQLISFEVVTGLSLLSVIMMVGSLSLIDINSYQNTGLGGWLIFKQPLAFILFLISSFVETNRTPFCMTENETELIAGYGTEYSGMRWAMFFIGEYANMITASFLVSLVFLGGFNPVWFLPGGLMILLKVSFIFFLFLWTRAAWPHVRVDQLMGLCWKVLMPLAVLNILITGLVLV; from the coding sequence ATGGACGGGTTTTTTATAGTCGAAACTATCGTTAAATCTTTTATTGTTATATCCGTTTTTGCCACTCTTGCCGGTCTTGGAACGTATGCCGAGCGAAAGGTTTTAGCCTATATGCAGCGTAGAATAGGTCCAAGTATGGTTGGTCCCGGAGGTATTTTGCAGCTTGTGGCAGATATGATAAAGCTCTTTACTAAAGAGGATATCATTCCTCAGTTTGCAAACAAGCCTATCTTTATGATAGCTCCTATTATATCGGCTGTTGGAGCCTTTGCGGCGCTAGCTGTCGTACCGTTTTTCCCTGAATTTACACTTTTTGGACGCACAATTAGGCCGATTTTAGCCGATGTGGGTGTGGGAGTGCTTTATGTACTCGGAGTTGGTGGAGTTTGCGTACTATCTCCGCTTCTTGCAGGGCTTTCAAGCCATAATAAATATGCGCTTATAGCTGCGGCAAGGGCCTCTATGCAGCTTATTAGCTTTGAGGTTGTAACGGGACTTTCGCTTCTAAGCGTAATCATGATGGTCGGCTCTTTATCCTTAATAGATATTAATAGTTACCAAAACACCGGACTTGGAGGCTGGCTTATCTTTAAGCAGCCACTAGCTTTTATACTATTTTTGATATCGTCGTTTGTAGAGACTAATAGAACTCCATTTTGTATGACCGAAAATGAGACGGAGTTAATCGCCGGCTATGGCACCGAGTATTCCGGTATGCGTTGGGCCATGTTTTTTATAGGTGAGTATGCCAATATGATAACAGCTTCATTTTTAGTAAGTCTTGTATTTTTAGGCGGATTTAATCCTGTTTGGTTTTTGCCGGGCGGACTGATGATACTTTTAAAAGTTAGTTTTATATTTTTCCTATTTCTTTGGACTAGGGCTGCATGGCCTCATGTTAGAGTTGATCAGCTTATGGGGCTTTGTTGGAAGGTTTTGATGCCTTTGGCTGTCTTAAATATCCTGATAACCGGTTTAGTGTTGGTGTGA
- the nuoI gene encoding NADH-quinone oxidoreductase subunit NuoI, which yields MKDYIFIKTDDAAISNIDKFKRLVRRTFKLELFKGLWIVLKEMISGKSHTLLYPLEKMQLSPRYRAVHKLMRFIESENERCIGCGLCEKICVSNCIAMETKLDENGRKRVVNYSINYGRCVYCGLCADVCPEIAIVHGGEYENASEQRAYFGFKEDLLTPKDKLCEQVEFPGYGSLREDADKFVKATPNAYINIDEISNEPEKKSEISKENKDV from the coding sequence ATGAAAGATTATATTTTTATAAAAACAGATGATGCGGCGATCTCTAATATTGATAAATTTAAAAGGCTAGTAAGGCGAACCTTTAAACTTGAGCTTTTTAAAGGGCTTTGGATAGTTCTAAAAGAGATGATTAGCGGTAAGTCGCATACTCTTTTATATCCTCTTGAAAAGATGCAGCTCAGCCCTAGATATAGGGCCGTGCATAAGCTTATGAGATTTATAGAGAGTGAAAACGAACGATGTATAGGGTGCGGACTCTGTGAGAAAATTTGTGTTAGCAACTGTATCGCTATGGAGACTAAGCTTGATGAGAATGGACGTAAGAGAGTTGTTAATTACTCTATAAACTATGGTCGATGCGTATATTGCGGGCTTTGCGCCGATGTTTGTCCGGAAATTGCCATAGTGCATGGAGGCGAATATGAAAACGCAAGCGAGCAAAGAGCTTATTTTGGCTTTAAAGAGGATCTTTTAACTCCAAAAGATAAGCTTTGTGAACAGGTGGAATTCCCTGGATATGGCAGCTTAAGAGAGGATGCGGATAAATTTGTCAAAGCAACTCCAAATGCATATATAAATATAGATGAAATTTCTAATGAGCCAGAAAAAAAGAGTGAAATTTCAAAGGAAAATAAAGATGTTTGA
- a CDS encoding NADH-quinone oxidoreductase subunit J: MFEVVAFYFFAATSIACFGISVFSKNVLYAMSALAGGMIFISGFFFLLGAEFLGVVQIIVYTGAVMVLYAFSMMFFDVSKDVVENRSKVANRLIYTLSVLSALILVLIFSAPIISSNLDAQYPIVENVGNVEIIGILLFTKYLIVFELAAVMLLVAMVSAIVLAHKDMDRGDSDDNA; this comes from the coding sequence ATGTTTGAAGTAGTAGCCTTTTATTTTTTCGCCGCTACCTCGATAGCATGCTTTGGTATAAGCGTATTTAGTAAAAATGTTCTTTATGCTATGAGCGCATTAGCGGGCGGAATGATCTTTATTTCCGGATTTTTCTTTTTGCTTGGGGCTGAATTTCTAGGAGTTGTGCAAATAATCGTTTATACTGGAGCCGTGATGGTTCTGTATGCATTTTCGATGATGTTCTTTGATGTCAGTAAAGACGTAGTGGAAAATAGAAGCAAGGTGGCAAACAGGCTAATATACACTCTTAGCGTATTGTCCGCTCTGATTTTGGTGCTTATATTTTCAGCTCCGATCATTTCATCAAATTTAGACGCTCAATATCCTATCGTAGAAAATGTCGGTAACGTCGAGATAATAGGAATTTTGCTATTTACAAAATATCTAATTGTGTTTGAATTGGCGGCTGTAATGCTACTTGTTGCTATGGTAAGCGCGATAGTGCTCGCTCATAAAGATATGGACAGGGGAGATAGCGATGATAACGCTTAG
- the nuoK gene encoding NADH-quinone oxidoreductase subunit NuoK — translation MITLSHYLIVSAIMFGLGIFGIIKRTNLIMLFFSTEILLNSANVALAAISKFSGDMTGQIFAFFIIAVAASELAVGLGLLVLWYKKTGSIEISSMKSMRRGS, via the coding sequence ATGATAACGCTTAGTCACTATTTGATAGTTTCGGCAATTATGTTTGGACTTGGTATTTTTGGCATCATAAAAAGAACTAACCTAATAATGCTATTTTTTTCTACTGAAATTTTATTAAACTCAGCAAATGTGGCTTTGGCCGCGATATCTAAATTTAGCGGAGATATGACAGGGCAAATTTTTGCCTTTTTTATTATAGCTGTTGCTGCTAGCGAGCTAGCGGTAGGGCTTGGACTCTTGGTGCTTTGGTATAAAAAGACAGGCTCTATAGAGATTTCAAGCATGAAGAGCATGAGGAGAGGGTCGTGA
- the nuoL gene encoding NADH-quinone oxidoreductase subunit L, translating into MNQAVLFVVSLFLPLVSAIFAGIFSHSRQMNFVGVICSVLIALSTVSSLIFLNLVIVGGEIEIYLKDFIVAGGFESEFSFIIDEVSVIMMSVVGIVASVVHIYSISYMHNDAGFNRFFSYLGLFVFSMLILVMSDNFIGLFIGWEGVGLCSWLLIGFWYKKQSASWAANEAFIMNRVADLAILIGIFLIYQEFGSVRYDEVFSMVSSADSYLIILIAACLFVGAMGKSAQFPFHTWLADAMEGPTPVSALIHAATMVTAGVYLVIRANEIFALTPEISSFIAYLGAFVAIFAASMAIVNRDLKKIIAYSTLSQLGYMFVAAGLGAYWIALFHLATHAFFKSLLFLCAGNVMHAMNDELDIKKMGGLYKFMKITAIFMVIGSVALAGFYPFAGFFSKDKILEVAFSEGNFIIYAILLITAAMTAFYSFRLIMLVFFTDSKFEHHPHEANRSTIISLVPLVIMSFLAGFLEHKFEIVSTIVLPDYLFDIKDGTRNFMVIFTLLIVSLSTVFSVFAYKKGIFKEDVKEFWVYKILERQYYIPQIYDRFFVRGYQAISKICRKFDEAIIDRSVDFIAKSIHSLAKFSDNMQSGDLSIMLRLMVLGFAILLTLAFLFTKAINA; encoded by the coding sequence GTGAATCAAGCTGTTTTGTTTGTAGTTTCGCTATTTTTACCGCTTGTCTCTGCAATATTTGCCGGTATTTTTTCACACTCAAGACAGATGAATTTTGTGGGAGTAATATGCTCTGTTCTTATAGCTTTAAGCACGGTATCTTCGTTGATATTTTTAAATTTGGTAATAGTTGGCGGAGAGATTGAGATTTATCTTAAAGATTTTATCGTAGCGGGCGGATTTGAGAGCGAATTTAGCTTTATTATAGATGAAGTAAGCGTAATAATGATGTCTGTTGTCGGTATAGTAGCAAGTGTAGTGCATATCTATTCTATAAGCTATATGCATAATGATGCTGGATTTAATAGATTTTTTAGCTATCTTGGGCTGTTTGTCTTCTCTATGCTAATACTTGTAATGAGCGATAATTTTATCGGGCTATTTATAGGCTGGGAGGGCGTGGGATTATGCTCTTGGTTGCTAATTGGCTTTTGGTATAAAAAGCAGAGTGCAAGCTGGGCGGCAAATGAAGCCTTTATAATGAATAGGGTAGCGGATCTGGCTATACTAATAGGAATATTTCTGATATATCAAGAGTTTGGAAGCGTAAGATATGATGAGGTTTTTAGTATGGTCTCAAGCGCTGACTCTTATCTGATAATACTAATTGCGGCTTGTTTATTTGTGGGTGCGATGGGCAAGAGTGCTCAATTTCCATTTCATACTTGGCTTGCAGACGCAATGGAGGGTCCAACTCCGGTATCGGCACTCATTCATGCCGCTACGATGGTAACCGCCGGAGTTTATTTGGTTATTAGAGCCAATGAAATTTTTGCTCTTACTCCAGAAATTAGTAGCTTTATAGCCTATCTTGGTGCTTTTGTAGCGATATTTGCTGCATCAATGGCCATAGTTAATAGAGATTTGAAAAAGATAATAGCCTATTCTACGCTATCTCAGCTTGGTTATATGTTTGTAGCCGCAGGGCTGGGAGCTTACTGGATAGCGCTGTTTCATCTTGCCACGCATGCCTTTTTTAAGTCATTGTTGTTTTTGTGCGCTGGTAATGTAATGCATGCGATGAATGATGAGCTTGATATTAAAAAGATGGGCGGGCTTTATAAATTTATGAAGATAACCGCTATATTTATGGTAATCGGCTCTGTTGCTTTGGCTGGATTTTATCCGTTTGCAGGATTCTTCTCTAAAGATAAAATTTTAGAAGTAGCGTTTAGCGAAGGAAATTTTATCATATATGCCATTCTTTTAATCACAGCCGCCATGACAGCATTTTATAGCTTTAGACTTATAATGCTTGTATTTTTTACAGATAGCAAATTTGAGCACCATCCGCATGAGGCGAACAGATCTACTATAATTTCTCTTGTGCCTCTTGTGATAATGTCATTTTTGGCAGGATTTTTAGAGCATAAATTTGAGATCGTTTCAACTATAGTTTTGCCAGATTATCTATTTGATATTAAAGACGGCACTAGAAATTTTATGGTAATTTTTACGCTTTTGATAGTTTCTCTCTCAACCGTTTTTTCCGTATTTGCATATAAAAAAGGGATTTTTAAAGAAGATGTTAAAGAATTTTGGGTTTATAAAATTTTAGAGCGACAATACTATATACCTCAAATTTATGATAGATTTTTTGTAAGAGGTTATCAGGCAATATCAAAGATATGCAGAAAATTTGACGAGGCTATAATAGATAGAAGTGTTGATTTTATCGCAAAATCGATCCATTCTTTGGCTAAATTTTCAGATAATATGCAAAGCGGAGATCTAAGTATAATGCTTAGATTGATGGTGCTCGGATTTGCCATCTTACTAACCCTTGCATTTTTGTTTACAAAGGCTATAAATGCTTAG